From the Musa acuminata AAA Group cultivar baxijiao chromosome BXJ1-2, Cavendish_Baxijiao_AAA, whole genome shotgun sequence genome, one window contains:
- the LOC135609857 gene encoding ABC transporter D family member 2, chloroplastic-like isoform X2: MHLLDQEQFTKQLLYYLGGFAGGIPFFVIRDYARETLSLRWRSWMTSYYMKRYFKNQTFYKIQSQSIIDNPDQRIVDDLSSFTGTALSFSLILFNAAVDLVSFSNILFGIYPPLFVVLLVYSLGGTAISVYLGKGLVTLNFMQEKKEADFRYGLVRVRENAESIAFYGGEGNEMQLLLQRFRRAFENLTELLISSRNLEFFTNGYRYLIQILPAAVVAPMYFSGKIEFGVINQSVSAFNHILSDFSLIVFQFQSISAFSAVIDRLGEFDDILDDNESYITEHESNDEVNILFIDNKDPSLLVSNGYVPQVERHQLLKIQNLTLQTPRRKNILITDLSLEINEKDHLLVMGPSGSGKTSFLRALAGLWNTGKGNVIFYVEDAGKHARSVSADTDSSKSEDVLKTEEEQRPKNRRPSSVFFLPQKPYMVLGTLRQQLLYPTWSDKIHPDLNNSPGSLPFLSQAPSLADEFDKPEKPTIDDMIQVLERVRLGDILSRFNGLDSIYEWSSVLSLGEQQRLAFARLLLSKPKLILLDESTSALDGANEAHLYRQIEAAGITYISVGHRTTLRNYHKNILYISKYDARGSERNWHFEPISQTATEANSTC, from the exons TTCTTTGTTATAAGAGATTATGCAAGAGaaactctttccttgagatggaGATCTTGGATGACGAGCTACTACATGAAACGCTATTTTAAGAACCAGACATTCTATAAAATACAGTCTCAATCAATTATTGACAATCCAGACCAACGAATTGTAGATGATCTAAGTTCTTTTACTGGAACAGCACTTTCATTTTCTTTGATTCTCTTCAACGCAGCTGTTGACTTGGTATCTTTCAGCAACATTCTCTTTGGAATCTATCCACCGCTATTTGTTGTACTTCTTGTTTACTCTCTTGGTGGCACAGCTATAAGTGTCTATCTTGGGAAG ggttTAGTCACTCTGAATTTCATGCAAGAGAAGAAAGAAGCAGATTTCCGTTATGGACTTGTCAGAGTTAGGGAAAATGCTGAATCTATTGCCTTCTATGGTGGTGAGgggaatgaaatgcaacttctgctgCAGCGATTTAGAAGAGCTTTTGAAAATTTAACT GAACTGTTGATTTCATCTCGTAATCTAGAGTTCTTCACCAATGGATACCGTTATTTAATTCAAATTCTTCCCGCTGCTGTTGTTGCTCCTATGTACTTCTCAGGAAAAATCGAGTTTGGAGTAATCAATCAATCTGTTTCTGCTTTCAACCATATTCTTAGTGATTTTTCACTAATTGTGTTTCAATTTCAGTCAATCAGTGCCTTCTCAGCTGTCATAGATCGTTTGG GGGAATTTGATGATATTTTGGATGACAATGAATCTTACATCACTGAACATGAAAGCAATGATGAGGTTAATATTCTGTTTATTGACAACAAGGATCCATCTTTGTTGGTGTCAAATGGATATGTTCCTCAAGTTGAGCGTCATCAGTTACTAAAGATTCAAAATTTGACATTACAAACACCTCGAAGAAAAAATATACTAATAACTGACCTGTCTCTGGAGATCAATGAAAAGGATCATTTGctg GTGATGGGACCTAGTGGAAGTGGTAAGACCTCATTTTTACGAGCTCTTGCTGGTCTATGGAATACTGGTAAAGGAAATGTCATATTCTATGTGGAAGATGCTGGCAAACATGCACGATCTGTTTCAGCAGATACTGATTCATCAAAGTCAGAAGATGTGCTAAAGACGGAGGAAGAGCAGAGGCCCAAAAACAGGAGACCAAGCAGTGTTTTTTTCCTTCCTCAGAAACCATATATGGTTCTGGGAACACTTCGCCAGCAGCTGCTTTATCCAACTTGGAGTGACAAAATACACCCTGATTTAAATAACTCCCCTG GTTCTCTGCCCTTCTTGTCTCAAGCACCAAGCTTAGCGGATGAATTTGACAAGCCTGAGAAGCCAACTATTGATGATATGATTCAGGTGCTTGAAAGAGTTCGGCTTGGGGATATCTTGTCTCGTTTCAATGGCTTGGATTCAATCTATGAATGGTCTAGTGTTCTTTCTCTTGGTGAACAACAGCGCCTTGCATTTGCTCGCCTGTTGCTTTCGAAGCCCAAATTGATTTTGTTGGATGAGTCGACAAGTGCATTAGATGGTGCCAATGAG GCTCATTTGTACAGACAGATTGAAGCTGCAGGGATAACATACATCAGCGTTGGACATCGGACGACACTTCGAAACTACCATAAAAACATCTTATACATATCCAAGTATGATGCAAGAGGCAGTGAGCGGAATTGGCACTTTGAGCCCATCAGCCAGACAGCTACAGAGGCAAACTCAACATGTTAA
- the LOC103976489 gene encoding NAC domain-containing protein 76 isoform X2 — translation MMPSNGQLSIPPGFRFHPTDEELLYYYLRKKVAYEVIDLDVIRDVDINKLEPWDLKEKCRIGSGPQNEWYFFSHKDKKYPTGTRTNRATTAGFWKATGRDKAIHLSSSKRIGMRKTLVFYTGRAPHGQKTDWIMHEYRLEDKNPDVQEDGWVVCRVFKKKNYQRGIPPEAVMEEDQFSPWKASGSVPADQKQSIQTPYDLSFNSSMHLPQLLSSEATISPFVPPLSINSLDLECSQNLMKLTTGGGALLPQDRFPGDWSILDKLLASHQDLDQLFQSKCNPPSQLLDIATSVHRNPFQYLGCEADLLKFSN, via the exons ATGATGCCGAGCAACGGGCAGCTATCGATCCCTCCGGGCTTCCGGTTTCACCCTACAGATGAGGAGCTGCTGTATTATTACTTGAGGAAGAAGGTGGCATATGaagttattgatcttgatgtgatAAGAGATGTCGACATCAACAAGCTCGAGCCATGGGACCTCAAAG AGAAGTGCAGAATTGGGTCTGGACCTCAAAAtgagtggtacttcttcagccaCAAAGACAAGAAGTACCCGACCGGGACTCGAACCAACCGAGCAACAACCGCAGGATTCTGGAAGGCCACCGGGAGAGACAAAGCTATCCACCTTAGCAGCTCCAAGAGGATTGGCATGAGGAAAACCCTAGTGTTCTACACCGGGAGAGCCCCCCATGGGCAGAAGACCGATTGGATCATGCATGAGTATCGCCTGGAAGACAAAAACCCAGACGTCCAG GAAGATGGATGGGTTGTGTGCAGAGTCTTCAAGAAGAAGAACTACCAAAGGGGCATTCCTCCAGAAGCAGTCATGGAAGAAGACCAGTTCAGTCCTTGGAAGGCAAGTGGATCTGTTCCAGCAGATCAGAAGCAAAGCATCCAAACCCCATACGACCTCTCATTCAATTCCTCCATGCATCTCCCTCAGCTTTTGAGCTCTGAGGCCACAATCTCACCCTTTGTGCCACCACTCTCCATCAACTCTCTGGACCTCGAGTGCTCTCAGAACCTCATGAAACTGACAACAGGAGGAGGAGCTCTTCTTCCACAGGATAGGTTTCCTGGGGACTGGTCAATCTTGGACAAGCTTCTGGCTTCTCATCAAGACCTAGACCAGCTGTTTCAGAGCAAGTGCAATCCACCTTCTCAACTCCTGGACATCGCGACATCGGTCCATAGGAATCCTTTCCAGTATCTTGGCTGTGAGGCTGATCTACTGAAGTTCTCTAACTAA
- the LOC103976489 gene encoding NAC domain-containing protein 76 isoform X1 produces MVACCECVLRLPPSPLKPISWKNKLPLGLPYCPLLLVFGADQEARFSQASMMPSNGQLSIPPGFRFHPTDEELLYYYLRKKVAYEVIDLDVIRDVDINKLEPWDLKEKCRIGSGPQNEWYFFSHKDKKYPTGTRTNRATTAGFWKATGRDKAIHLSSSKRIGMRKTLVFYTGRAPHGQKTDWIMHEYRLEDKNPDVQEDGWVVCRVFKKKNYQRGIPPEAVMEEDQFSPWKASGSVPADQKQSIQTPYDLSFNSSMHLPQLLSSEATISPFVPPLSINSLDLECSQNLMKLTTGGGALLPQDRFPGDWSILDKLLASHQDLDQLFQSKCNPPSQLLDIATSVHRNPFQYLGCEADLLKFSN; encoded by the exons ATGGTTGCTTGCTGTGAGTGTGTCCTACGCTTACCACCCTCTCCCTTAAAGCCCATCTCCTGGAAGAACAAGTTGCCTCTTGGCTTACCTTACTGTCCCTTGCTGCTGGTGTTCGGAGCAGATCAAGAAGCCCGGTTCTCTCAAG CAAGTATGATGCCGAGCAACGGGCAGCTATCGATCCCTCCGGGCTTCCGGTTTCACCCTACAGATGAGGAGCTGCTGTATTATTACTTGAGGAAGAAGGTGGCATATGaagttattgatcttgatgtgatAAGAGATGTCGACATCAACAAGCTCGAGCCATGGGACCTCAAAG AGAAGTGCAGAATTGGGTCTGGACCTCAAAAtgagtggtacttcttcagccaCAAAGACAAGAAGTACCCGACCGGGACTCGAACCAACCGAGCAACAACCGCAGGATTCTGGAAGGCCACCGGGAGAGACAAAGCTATCCACCTTAGCAGCTCCAAGAGGATTGGCATGAGGAAAACCCTAGTGTTCTACACCGGGAGAGCCCCCCATGGGCAGAAGACCGATTGGATCATGCATGAGTATCGCCTGGAAGACAAAAACCCAGACGTCCAG GAAGATGGATGGGTTGTGTGCAGAGTCTTCAAGAAGAAGAACTACCAAAGGGGCATTCCTCCAGAAGCAGTCATGGAAGAAGACCAGTTCAGTCCTTGGAAGGCAAGTGGATCTGTTCCAGCAGATCAGAAGCAAAGCATCCAAACCCCATACGACCTCTCATTCAATTCCTCCATGCATCTCCCTCAGCTTTTGAGCTCTGAGGCCACAATCTCACCCTTTGTGCCACCACTCTCCATCAACTCTCTGGACCTCGAGTGCTCTCAGAACCTCATGAAACTGACAACAGGAGGAGGAGCTCTTCTTCCACAGGATAGGTTTCCTGGGGACTGGTCAATCTTGGACAAGCTTCTGGCTTCTCATCAAGACCTAGACCAGCTGTTTCAGAGCAAGTGCAATCCACCTTCTCAACTCCTGGACATCGCGACATCGGTCCATAGGAATCCTTTCCAGTATCTTGGCTGTGAGGCTGATCTACTGAAGTTCTCTAACTAA
- the LOC135612132 gene encoding non-specific lipid-transfer protein A-like, whose amino-acid sequence MAAAMLRASSDTHTDCGIAQTAFGECVPYVTGKDPSLSDQCCSGVKSIKELTPTVEDRRAICACLVQELKDAGGSVDSSKASGLAGACGVSTNVIPTSLSFDCSKIA is encoded by the exons ATGGCGGCCGCCATGCTGAGGGCGTCGTCGGACACGCACACGGACTGCGGGATAGCGCAGACGGCGTTCGGTGAATGCGTGCCGTACGTGACCGGGAAAGACCCGTCGCTCTCGGACCAGTGTTGCAGCGGCGTCAAGAGCATCAAGGAGCTGACACCCACGGTGGAGGACCGCCGGGCGATCTGTGCATGTCTCGTCCAAGAGCTCAAAGATGCCGGAGGTTCTGTCGACTCGTCAAAGGCCAGCGGCCTTGCGGGGGCTTGTGGCGTCTCCACTAACGTCATCCCCACCAGCCTCAGCTTTGACTGCTCCAA GATTGCATGA
- the LOC103976490 gene encoding uncharacterized protein LOC103976490, producing MAEKEGGVVKEGHEEGMRQALSLLEEFGLPMGLLPLADVVEVGFVSATGYMWIVQKSKVEHNFKMVSKLVSYDKLIHGYVEKGRIRKLKGVKAKELLLWPPVHEITMNEDPATGKIHFKSLAGVTKTFPVEAFALGQ from the coding sequence ATGGCCGAGAAGGAAGGCGGCGTCGTGAAGGAGGGCCACGAGGAGGGCATGAGGCAGGCGCTGTCCCTCCTGGAGGAGTTCGGCCTCCCCATGGGCCTCCTCCCGCTGGCCGACGTCGTCGAGGTGGGCTTCGTGAGTGCCACCGGCTACATGTGGATCGTGCAGAAGAGCAAGGTGGAGCACAACTTCAAGATGGTGAGCAAGCTCGTGAGCTACGACAAGCTGATCCACGGCTACGTGGAGAAGGGCCGTATCAGGAAGCTGAAGGGAGTGAAGGCGAAGGAGCTGCTGCTGTGGCCTCCCGTCCACGAGATCACCATGAACGAGGACCCGGCCACCGGGAAGATCCACTTCAAGAGCCTCGCAGGCGTCACCAAGACCTTCCCTGTCGAGGCCTTCGCCTTGGGCCAGTAG
- the LOC135609866 gene encoding transcription factor bHLH30-like gives MGSLPDGDPGFFRGFPNGLGFSSGSDGSSSSVVLDQERSKLVGAPSRLEGGGALDAKTAMAMKSHCETERRRRERINGHLAVLRSMVPCADKLDKAALLAEVIGHVKKLKRNAVEISKGYTIPSDTDEVRVEVQGDAMSTGGFMVKACLCCEDRPWILADLRQTLHSLHLQTIRAEISTLGGRIKNVFVMRSAKNSRNIDRHHFVASVHQALKSILERINSQVDFLPRATFANKRQKISLLESSSSAS, from the exons ATGGGTTCTCTTCCAGATGGGGATCCGGGGTTCTTTAGAGGGTTTCCTAATGGTCTGGGGTTCAGTTCTGGATCGGATGGGTCGTCGTCCTCGGTGGTGTTGGATCAGGAAAGGAGCAAGCTTGTGGGGGCGCCTTCGAGGCTCGAGGGCGGAGGGGCTCTGGACGCCAAAACGGCGATGGCGATGAAGAGCCActgcgagaccgagaggcggcggAGGGAGAGGATAAATGGCCACCTTGCCGTGCTGAGGAGCATGGTCCCCTGCGCCGACAAG TTGGACAAAGCTGCCTTGTTGGCCGAAGTCATTGGTCATGTAAAGAAACTCAAGAGGAATGCTGTAGAAATCAGCAAAGGCTACACCATTCCATCTGATACCGATGAGGTGAGGGTTGAAGTTCAAGGAGATGCAATGAGCACCGGCGGTTTTATGGTCAAAGCGTGTCTATGTTGTGAGGACCGGCCATGGATCCTTGCAGATCTAAGACAAACACTTCACAGCTTGCATCTTCAAACTATTAGAGCCGAGATTTCAACTTTAGGTGGTCGAATCAAAAACGTGTTTGTGATGAGATCTGCAAAAAACTCCAGAAACATCGACAGGCATCATTTTGTGGCTTCTGTTCACCAGGCTCTGAAGTCCATACTCGAGAGAATCAATTCACAAGTGGACTTTCTGCCGAGGGCCACATTTGCTAACAAAAGGCAAAAAATCTCACTGTTGGAGTCATCGAGCTCCGCTTCATGA